A DNA window from Malus domestica chromosome 12, GDT2T_hap1 contains the following coding sequences:
- the LOC103423547 gene encoding pyrophosphate-energized vacuolar membrane proton pump 1, which yields MGLLSEGLTQIVIPLAAVVGLGFALLQWFLVSRVKVSGGHGERNGYKDKLIGEEEEGVNSLEVTIKCAEIQHAISIGATSFLFTQYKYLSIFVGVFSAIIFLFLGSVKGFSTKSEPCTYNTGNMCKPALANAFFSTVAFLLGAFTSVLSGFLGMKIATYANARTTLEARRGVGKAFITAFRSGAVMGFLLAANGLLVLYASINLFKLYYGDDWEGLYESITGYGLGGSSMALFGRVGGGIYTKAADVGADLVGKVERNIPEDDPRNPAVIADNVGDNVGDIAGMGSDLFGSYAESSCAALFVASISSFGIGHDYTAMSYPLIISSMGIVVCLITTLFATDLFEIKKVSEIEPALKRQLVISTVLMTVGIAVVTFVALPSEFTLFSFGTNKAVKNWYLFFCVAIGLWAGLVIGYTTEYYTSNAYSPVQDVADSCRTGAATNVIFGLALGYKSVIIPVFAIAFAIYVSFSLAAMYGIAVAALGMLSTISTGLAIDAYGPISDNAGGIAEMAGMSHEIRERTDALDAAGNTTAAIGKGFAIGSAALVSLALFGAYVSRAGIETVDVLTPKVFIGLLVGAMLPYWFSAMTMKSVGSAALKMVEEVRRQFNTIPGLMEGTAKPDYATCVKISTDASLKEMIPPGALVMLTPLIAGTFFGVETLAGILAGSLVSGVQIAISASNTGGAWDNAKKYIEAGASEHAKSLGPKGSEPHKAAVIGDTIGDPLKDTSGPSLNILIKLMAVESLVFAPFFAAHGGLLFKWL from the exons GGGCGACCTCTTTTCTCTTTACCCAATACAAATACCTCAGCATCTTCGTTGGCGTTTTTAGCGCCatcatcttcctcttccttgGCTCAGTGAAGGGTTTCAGCACCAAAAGTGAACCCTGCACATATAACACAGGCAACATGTGCAAGCCGGCACTAGCCAACGCCTTCTTCAGTACCGTTGCCTTCTTGCTCGGTGCTTTTACATCTGTTCTCTCTGGATTTCTTGGGATGAAGATCGCAACATATGCCAATGCCAGAACAACCCTAGAAGCAAGGAGGGGTGTTGGGAAGGCTTTCATCACCGCTTTTCGCTCGGGTGCTGTGATGGGgttccttcttgctgccaatgGACTTTTAGTGCTGTATGCGTCCATAAACCTATTTAAGCTGTATTATGGGGATGACTGGGAAGGACTGTACGAGTCAATTACTGGTTATGGACTTGGAGGTTCTTCAATGGCACTCTTTGGAAGAGTCGGGGGAGGCATATACACGAAAGCAGCTGATGTTGGTGCTGACCTTGTTGGGAAAGTTGAACGAAATATCCCCGAAGATGATCCACGAAACCCTGCT GTTATTGCAGACAATGTGGGTGACAACGTAGGAGACATTGCCGGGATGGGATCTGACCTGTTCGGATCTTATGCCGAGTCATCTTGTGCAGCATTGTTTGTTGCATCCATATCATCCTTTGGCATCGGTCATGACTACACCGCTATGTCGTATCCCTTGATCATAAGTTCAATGGGGATTGTGGTTTGTTTGATAACAACCCTTTTCGCAACAGATCTGTTTGAGATCAAGAAAGTCAGTGAGATCGAACCCGCTTTGAAGCGTCAACTCGTTATCTCAACCGTCTTAATGACTGTTGGGATCGCCGTGGTCACCTTTGTAGCTTTGCCATCAGAgttcactctcttcagctttggaACCAATAAGGCTGTCAAGAACTG GTACCTCTTCTTTTGTGTAGCAATTGGCTTGTGGGCTGGCCTTGTTATCGGATACACTACAGAGTATTACACTAGCAATGCTTACAG TCCGGTACAGGATGTGGCGGATTCTTGCAGGACTGGTGCTGCAACGAACGTGATTTTCGGGCTGGCTCTTGGTTACAAATCAGTCATCATTCCTGTGTTCGCCATTGCGTTTGCTATCTACGTTAGCTTTAGTTTGGCTGCCATGTATGGAATTGCTGTGGCTGCTTTGGGAATGCTGAGCACTATCTCCACAGGTCTTGCAATTGATGCTTATGGCCCAATAAGTGACAATGCTGGTGGGATCGCAGAGATGGCCGGGATGAGCCATGAGATACGCGAAAGAACAGATGCTTTAGATGCTGCTGGAAACACAACTGCTGCTATTGGCAAG GGTTTTGCTATTGGATCGGCTGCTCTTGTTTCTCTTGCTTTGTTCGGTGCCTATGTCAGCAGAGCCGGAATAGAGACTGTTGATGTGTTGACGCCGAAAGTCTTCATTGGCCTGCTTGTGGGAGCTATGCTTCCCTACTGGTTTTCTGCCATGACAATGAAGAGTGTGGGAAGTGCAGCGCTTAAAATGGTCGAAGAGGTTCGCAGGCAATTCAACACAATTCCGGGGCTCATGGAAGGAACAGCAAAGCCAGATTACGCAACGTGCGTCAAGATTTCCACAGATGCTTCCCTCAAGGAGATGATCCCGCCAGGCGCTTTGGTCATGCTTACACCACTCATTGCCGGCACCTTCTTTGGAGTTGAAACTCTTGCCGGGATTCTTGCTGGTTCACTTGTTTCCGGTGTGCAG ATTGCCATTTCTGCTTCCAACACTGGAGGCGCATGGGATAATGCAAAGAAGTACATAGAG GCCGGCGCTTCAGAACATGCTAAGTCACTAGGTCCCAAGGGTTCGGAGCCCCACAAGGCGGCCGTCATAGGTGATACGATCGGAGATCCGCTCAAGGACACTTCAGGTCCTTCGCTCAATATTCTGATCAAGCTCATGGCAGTTGAGTCCTTGGTGTTTGCTCCTTTCTTTGCAGCTCATGGAGGCCTCCTCTTcaaatggctttga
- the LOC103450863 gene encoding calreticulin-like: MAFRVRTNSSLLPLVLLSLLAIASAKVFFEERFEDGWDKRWVKSDWKRDESLAGEWNYTSGKWNGDANDKGIQTSEDYRFYAISAEFPEFSNKDKTLVFQFSVKHEQKLDCGGGYIKLLSGDVDQKKFGGDTPYSIMFGPDICGYSTKKVHAILNYNNTNNLIKKDVPCETDQLTHVYTFILRPDATYSILIDNVEKQTGSLYSDWDLLPPKKIKDPEAKKPEDWDDKEYIPDPEDTKPEGYDDIPKEIVDPEAKKPEDWDDEEDGEWTAPTIPNPEYKGEWKPKKIKNPNFKGKWKAPLIDNPKFKDDPELYVYPNLKYVGIELWQVKSGTLFDNILIAEDPEYAKQLADETWGKQKDAEKAAFEEAEKLQEEEAKDPVDSDAEEEDDADADDAEDDSDAESKPDSTEESAEEAEKHDEL; the protein is encoded by the exons ATGGCGTTTAGGGTTCGAACCAACTCGAGCTTGCTGCCCCTggtccttctctctctcctcgccaTCGCCTCCGCCAAGGTTTTCTTCGAAGAACGGTTCGAAG ACGGATGGGATAAACGTTGGGTTAAATCTGACTGGAAGAGAGATGAGAGCCTTGCTGGAGAATGGAACTACACCTCTGGCAAATGGAATGGAGATGCTAATGACAAGG GCATCCAAACAAGTGAGGATTATAGGTTTTATGCCATTTCAGCTGAGTTCCCTGAATTCAGCAACAAGGACAAGACACTAGTGTTCCAATTTTCCGTGAAACATGAGCAGAAGCTTGACTGTGGTGGTGGCTACATCAAGTTACTCAGCGGTGATGTTGATCAGAAGAAATTTGGCGGTGATACCCCATACAG TATCATGTTTGGGCCAGATATCTGTGGATACAGCACCAAGAAAGTTCACGCAATTCTTAACTACAATAACACAAATAACTTGATCAAGAAGGACGTCCCTTGTGAGACTGATCAGCTTACTCATGTTTATACCTTTATCCTCCGCCCAGATGCTACCTACAGCATCCTTATTGACAATGTAGAGAAACAAACTGGCAGCCTCTACAGTGATTGGGATCTTCTGCCTCCAAAGAAAATCAAGGATCCCGAGGCCAAGAAA CCTGAAGATTGGGATGACAAAGAATACATTCCTGACCCCGAAGATACTAAGCCAGAG GGTTATGATGACATTCCCAAGGAGATAGTAGATCCCGAAGCCAAGAAG CCGGAAGATTGGGATGATGAGGAAGATGGTGAATGGACTGCCCCAACCATTCCCAACCCCGAATACAAGGGTGAATGGAAGCCAAAG AAAATCAAGAACCCCAACTTCAAGGGAAAGTGGAAGGCACCACTCATTGACAACCCAAAGTTCAAGGATGACCCTGAGCTGTATGTTTACCCCAACTTGAAGTATGTCGGAATCGAATTGTGGCAG GTGAAATCTGGAACCCTGTTTGACAATATCTTGATCGCTGAAGACCCGGAGTATGCAAAGCAGCTGGCTGACGAAACGTGGGGAAAACAAAAAGAT GCTGAGAAGGCAGCATTCGAGGAAGCAGAGAAACTGCAGGAGGAG GAAGCAAAAGACCCAGTTGATTCTGAT GccgaggaagaagatgatgctGACGCCGATGATGCGGAAGATGACTCTGACGCCGAATCTAAACCAGACTCAACTGAAGAGAGCGCCGAGGAGGCTGAGAAACAT GACGAACTGTAG
- the LOC103450862 gene encoding cyclic phosphodiesterase-like: protein MPDKPRVHKYAIWAVPPDDVSERIKKVMDGLREEFGGPEIRPHIPIMVSIHSDHESIVKKFREICTGVSYDCKIERVNTSPCAFYYQCVYLFIDPEVIHMRNVAGRFGRFGPMPHLSLLYGHLTDEEKQKAKEKVLALDGGIVGLRFTMRRLVLYKCNDDMTQQTWEKVAEVFG from the exons ATGCCAGATAAGCCGCGAGTGCACAAGTATGCCATATGGGCCGTCCCACCGGATGATGTGTCGGAGAGGATCAAGAAGGTGATGGACGGTCTTCGCGAAGAATTTGGTGGGCCGGAGATCCGACCCCACATTCCGATTATGGTGTCGATCCACTCGGATCACGAGTCCATCGTGAAGAAGTTCAGAGAGATATGTACGGGAGTCAGTTACGATTGTAAAATTGAGCGCGTGAATACCAGTCCATGTGCATTCTATTACCAGTGCGTTTACCTCTTCATCGATCCCGAG GTAATTCATATGAGGAACGTGGCTGGGAGATTTGGACGCTTCG GTCCTATGCCACATTTGAGCCTCCTCTATGGGCATCTGACCGACGAAGAGAAGCAAAAGGCTAAGGAAAAAGTTCTTGCTCTTGATGGTGGCATCGTTGGTCTCCGTTTCACGATGAGACGCCTTGTTTTGTACAAGTGTAACGACGATATGACTCAACAGACTTGGGAGAAGGTTGCTGAAGTTTTTGGGTAA